From one Accipiter gentilis chromosome 3, bAccGen1.1, whole genome shotgun sequence genomic stretch:
- the ADRA2C gene encoding alpha-2C adrenergic receptor has protein sequence MDLLLAGNASLGSSNESLALPPSSPSSSALLQPPSPYSPAAVASLAAVVGFLIVFTIVGNVLVVIAVLTSRALRAPQNLFLVSLASADILVATLVMPFSLANELMNYWYFGKAWCNIYLALDVLFCTSSIVHLCAISLDRYWSVTQAVEYNLKRTPRRIKAIILTVWLISAVISFPPLISMYRDPEGDGFPQCKLNDETWYILSSCIGSFFAPCLIMVLVYIRIYRVAKLRTRTLSEKRTMPEGSSQTENGLSRAAGGCTSLRMQLGENGHYSVHHWRKASELEDIELEESSTSESRRRRSREEHPRKSSKSQSFSYSYSSKHSSSRLSRSSNRSMQFFSYRRRRKRSSICRKKVTQAREKRFTFVLAVVMGVFVVCWFPFFFSYSLYGICREACEVPETLFKFFFWIGYCNSSLNPVIYTIFNQDFRRSFKHILFKKKKKNFRH, from the coding sequence ATGGATCTGCTGCTGGCGGGGAACGCGAGCCTGGGCTCCTCCAACGAGTCCCTGGCGCTGCCCCCCTCGTCGCCGTCCTCGTCGGCCCTCCTGCAGCCGCCCTCCCCCTACTCCCCGGCGGCCGTGGCCAGCCTGGCGGCGGTGGTGGGCTTCCTCATCGTCTTCACCATCGTGGGCAACGTGCTGGTGGTGATAGCCGTGCTCACCAGCCGGGCGCTGAGAGCCCCCCAGAACCTCTTCCTGGTGTCCCTGGCCAGCGCGGACATCCTGGTGGCTACCCTGGTCATGCCTTTCTCCCTAGCCAACGAGCTTATGAATTACTGGTACTTCGGCAAGGCTTGGTGTAACATTTACCTGGCGCTGGACGTGCTCTTCTGCACCTCCTCCATCGTCCACCTGTGCGCCATCAGCCTCGACAGGTATTGGTCGGTCACGCAGGCGGTGGAGTACAACCTCAAACGGACCCCCCGGCGGATCAAGGCCATCATCCTCACTGTCTGGCTCATTTCAGCTGTCATCTCCTTCCCGCCATTGATCTCCATGTACCGGGACCCCGAGGGAGATGGCTTTCCCCAGTGCAAGCTCAATGACGAGACATGGTACATCCTTTCTTCTTGCATCGGCTCTTTCTTTGCCCCCTGCCTCATCATGGTGTTGGTCTATATCCGCATCTACCGCGTGGCCAAGCTAAGGACCAGGACCCTCTCTGAGAAGCGTACGATGCCAGAGGGGTCCTCCCAGACTGAGAATGGCTTGAGCCGCGCTGCTGGCGGCTGCACGTCCCTGAGGATGCAGCTGGGAGAGAACGGACATTATTCAGTGCACCACTGGCGCAAAGCCTCTGAGCTGGAGGACATCgagctggaggagagcagcaCCTCAGAGAGCAGACGGAGGCGGAGCCGGGAGGAGCATCCCCGCAAAAGCAGCAAGAGCCAGTCCTTCTCCTACTCGTATTCCTCCAAGCACTCTAGTAGCCGTCTGTCCCGCTCTAGCAATCGCTCCATGCAGTTCTTCTCATATCGCCGTCGCCGGAAGCGTAGCAGCATCTGCCGTAAGAAAGTCACCCAGGCCCGGGAGAAACGCTTCACTTTTGTGCTGGCCGTGGTCATGGGGGTCTTTGTAGTTTGCTGGttccctttcttcttcagctACAGCCTCTATGGTATTTGCCGGGAGGCATGTGAGGTCCCTGAGACTCTCTTCAAGTTCTTCTTCTGGATTGGGTATTGCAATAGCTCCCTCAACCCGGTCATCTACACCATCTTCAACCAGGACTTCCGCAGGTCCTTTAAACACATTCTctttaagaagaagaagaagaacttcCGGCATTGA